One Malus domestica chromosome 11, GDT2T_hap1 genomic region harbors:
- the LOC103447264 gene encoding B3 domain-containing transcription repressor VAL1-like gives MESKICMNPSCRMANTHEWKTGWPLRSGGFAHLCYKCGVEYENSVYCNTFHSGETGWRDCNLCHKPLHCGCIVSETLYECLDFGGIGCIGCASQPHVIQDGDVLNGFGGLKISDFGDHQSTVPQNGALSDTANEGELLQLCQVMEANESNLSSQSQRGEINVSPVQTKREEVTYPRGEVGPGFSSITRPSFGSLTFAKPDNGRIMIEVKDMNKSSSEPSLSMTLGGPSATPNFAQPFTGGILERRDQSKMSSSFQQGQKIRPIFPRPLRPPPPIHNVRVARPPAEGRGKSQLLPRYWPRITDQELQKLAGDLNSTIVPLFEKVLSASDAGRIGRLVLPKACAEAYFPPISQSEGLPIRIQDVKGNEWTFQFRFWPNNNSRMYVLEGVTPCIQSMELQAGDTVTFSRIDPGGRLVIGFRKASRCLDVQESQTSFLPNGTPGETSCPSVVENLVTGSGHSSIYQMSTGSKDLNALSGHLHLADGDTSLHSNENHSHFTSEDLQQKPVSNSDKKRARNIGPKSKRLLLHSEDVLELRLTWEEAQDLLRPPLSVKPSIVTIEDHEFEEYDEPPVFGKRSLFIAESERQEQWARCDDCSKWRRLPVDVLLPPKWTCFENSWDINRCSCSAPEEVSQEELDNLLRPSKDLKKRRIVVNHNEAQEHEPSGLDALASASAAILGDSVDYADEQSVGATTRHPRHRPGCTCIVCIQPPSGKGKHKPTCTCNVCMTVKRRFKTLMMNKRKRKSEREMENAHRDNNDHKDESEMNGMSTEIELHMNHSSENGSSCEKRIQADVAESSCAGQIDLNCEPKHNYVQVSGLTLLRLADAVAQQPVKNSTKESGLTNRMCEPQAGLGSSLRAQDTAETDKLLCNEGSLSSVAAAWDLEGRGDED, from the exons AGTTGAGTATGAGAATTCAGTTTACTGCAATACATTCCATTCTGGGGAAACTGGTTGGAGGGACTGCAATTTGTGCCACAAG CCTCTCCACTGTGGATGCATAGTCTCAGAGACATTGTATGAGTGCCTGGATTTTGGAGGTATAGGGTGCATTGGCTGTGCTTCTCAACCTCACGTG ATTCAGGATGGTGatgttttaaatggatttgGTGGATTGAAAATAAGTGATTTCGGTGATCACCAATCAACTGTTCCTCAGAATGGAGCATTAAGTGATACTGCTAATGAGGGAGAACTTTTGCAATTGTGCCAAGTCATGGAAGCTAATGAATCCAACCTTTCGTCTCAATCTCAGAGAGGTGAAATAAATGTATCTCCTGTGCAAACCAAACGAGAAGAAGTTACTTATCCAAGGGGGGAAGTTGGCCCAGGATTTTCTAGTATCACTAGGCCATCTTTTGGATCATTAACATTTGCCAAACCAGACAATGGTAGAATAATGATAGAGGTCAAAGATATGAATAAGTCGTCCTCTGAGCCGTCTTTGAGTATGACTTTGGGAGGCCCATCTGCTACTCCAAACTTTGCTCAACCCTTTACTGGGGGAATTTTGGAGAGAAGAGATCAGAGCAAGATGTCTTCTTCCTTCCAACAGGGGCAAAAAATTCGGCCTATTTTTCCCAGACCCTTGAGACCTCCCCCTCCTATCCATAATGTGCGTGTTGCAAGGCCACCTGCTGAAGGGCGAGGGAAGAGTCAGTTACTTCCTCGATACTGGCCAAGGATTACTGACCAAGAGCTGCAGAAATTAGCTGGAGA TTTGAATTCTACTATTGTGCCACTGTTCGAGAAGGTATTGAGTGCCAGTGATGCAGGTCGAATTGGTCGTCTGGTTCTCCCAAAAGCATGTGCTGAG GCATACTTTCCTCCTATTTCTCAATCAGAAGGCCTTCCTATAAGGATTCAAGATGTCAAGGGTAATGAATGGACGTTTCAGTTCAGATTTTGGCCAAATAATAATAGCAGGATGTATGTTTTAGAAGGAGTAACGCCTTGCATACAGTCTATGGAACTTCAAGCTGGTGATACTG TGACATTCAGTCGGATAGACCCCGGAGGCAGACTTGTAATTGGGTTTCGTAAGGCATCAAGATGTTTAGATGTGCAG GAATCCCAAACATCTTTCCTTCCCAATGGAACTCCTGGGGAAACTTCCTGTCCTAGCGTTGTTGAGAATCTGGTAACAGGAAGTGGTCACTCTAGTATTTATCAAATGAGTACAGGAAGCAAAGACCTAAATGCTCTATCAGGACATTTGCATTTGGCTGATGGGGATACAAGTTTGCATAGTAATGAGAACCATAGTCACTTTACAAGTGAGGATCTGCAGCAGAAGCCTGTGTCGAATTCTGACAAGAAGAGGGCCCGAAATATTGGGCCTAAAAGTAAGAGGTTGCTCTTGCATAGTGAAGATGTTCTGGAGCTGAGACTGACATGGGAAGAAGCACAGGACTTGCTTCGTCCACCCCTGAGTGTCAAACCAAGCATTGTCACTATAGAAGATCATGAATTCGAAGAGTATGAT GAGCCCCCAGTTTTTGGGAAGAGATCTCTATTCATTGCCGAATCTGA GAGACAGGAACAATGGGCTCGGTGTGATGATTGTTCCAAGTGGCGGAGGTTGCCTGTTGacgttcttcttcctccaaagtGGACGTGCTTTGAAAATTCTTGGGATATAAACAG GTGCTCATGTTCTGCACCAGAGGAGGTGAGCCAAGAGGAATTGGATAATCTTCTAAGACCAAGCAAAG ATTTAAAGAAGCGAAGAATCGTAGTGAACCATAATGAAGCCCAGGAACACGAACCTTCTGGCTTGGATGCCCTGGCTAGTGCTAGTGCTGCCATTCTGGGAGATAGTGTGGATTACGCTGATGAACAATCAGTTGGAGCCACAACCAGACATCCGCGCCATCGCCCAGGTTGCACTTGCATAGTATGTATTCAACCCCCAAGCGGGAAGGGCAAGCACAAGCCAACATGCACATGCAACGTATGCATGACAGTAAAACGGCGCTTCAAAACCCTGATGATGAACAAGAGGAAACGCAAATCAGAACGTGAAATGGAGAATGCCCACAGGGATAATAATGACCACAAGGACGAATCAGAAATGAATGGCATGTCAACAGAGATTGAGTTGCATATGAATCACTCATCGGAGAATGGAAGCAGCTGCGAGAAGAGAATTCAAGCTGACGTGGCAGAAAGTTCATGcgctggacaaattgatctgaATTGTGAGCCCAAACACAATTATGTGCAGGTTTCAGGATTGACCTTGTTGAGACTTGCTGACGCCGTTGCTCAACAACCAGTAAAGAACAGCACGAAGGAAAGTGGCCTCACAAACAGAATGTGCGAGCCACAGGCCGGTCTTGGTTCTTCTTTACGTGCACAAGATACTGCGGAGACTGATAAACTCCTGTGTAATGAAGGCAGCCTTTCATCCGTTGCAGCGGCGTGGGACTTGGAGGGTAGAGGTGATGAGGACTGA